The genome window CGACCTGGTCAAGGACGCGGGCATCCTCGAACGCGCCTACGACGACGCCGCGGGCGTGACGGCGGAGTTCGACAAGAACGTGCTGCGGGTGATCAACGCGCGGCTCGGCGCGAACTTCGACACCGACGAGTTCGACCACGTCTCGCACTGGGACGCGGAAAACGAGTGGATCGAGATGCGCCTGCGGGCCCGGCGCGCGCTCACCGTCGAGATCCCGGGCGCCGGCCTCACGGTGACCTTCGCCGAAGGCGAGCACATCCGCACGGAGATCTCGGCGAAATTCCGGCCGTCCGGCGTCGAGGCGGAGCTGGCCGCGGCCGGGTTCGAGCTGGCGCACTGGTGGACCGACTCCCAGCAGCGGTTCGGGGTGAGCCTGGCAAGATCTGTGCGTGGCTAATCCTCTCCGGGCACTGGCCCGGGCCGTCGGCACGAAGCCGTGGCTGATGCGCACCGCGCGGTTCGTCGTGTGGGCGGACAAGAAACTGCACAAGGCGTTCGGCGGCCGGGTGAGCCTCGTGGCGCTCGCCGGGCTGCCGTCGCTGCGCCTCACGACCACGGGCCGCAAGAGCGGGCTGGCCCGCAGCACCAACCTGCTCTACTACCCGCACGGTGCCGACTTCGTGCTGACGGCCTCCAACTGGGGCCGTCAGCACGACCCCGCGTGGGCGCTGAACCTGCGCGCCGACCCGAAGGCCGGGGTCGCGCTGGCCGGACGTCCCGTCGAGGTCGTCGCGCGGGAGCTGACCGGCGGGGAGTACGAGGCGATGTGGCGCGAGCTGCTGGAGTTCTGGCCGGGGTACGCGATGGAGCAGCGGGAAGCCGGGCGCCCGTTGCCGGTTTTCCTCCTCACCCGGGTCGTCGGGTAGGTGCCCACCATCCTTTCGGCCGGTGACGGCTTTCGCCGGTTTGTGCCAGTCTCTCCCGGGTAACGCGCCGTGACGTCCTGGACGCGCGGTGGATGCGTGACCTAGGGAGGAGACGTCTTGCGGAGATCCACCAGAGGCCGGATACGCTCGTTCGCGCTGGTCGGAGCGCTGGTGGCCGGGCTCGGCACCGCCGGGACGGCGGGTACCGCCGCGGCGGCCACCGAAGCCGCGGTCAAGCCGGCGGTCGTCGGGGCGACCGCCGCGCCGAACTGGGGCACCTGCCCGGCGGCCACCCTCGCCGGGGTGCCCGCGGACCAGGTCAAGTACTACAGCTGCGCCCGCTACCGCGTCCCGATCGACCACGACAACGCCACGCTCGGCACGATCGACATCGCCTTGCTCAAGCGCGCGGCCCGCACGCCGGACCAGCGCGTCGGCTCGCTGTTCCTCAACCCCGGCGGACCCGGCGGGTCCGGCCTGCGGATGCCGATCAGCGGCCAGTTCTACTTCCAGCCGCAGGTGCTCGACCGCTTCGACCTCGTCGGGTTCGACCCGCGCGGGGTCGGCCAGAGCAACCCGCTGCGCTGCTTCACCACCCAGGAGGACGCGGACGAGGTCTTCGCCGCGCAGATCCCGGTGCCGCTGTCGCGCACCGAGATCTCCGGGACGCTCGCCAGCTACCGCGACTACGGGCAGTTCTGCAAGAACAACGCGGGTTCGCTGCTCAACCACATGTCCACCAAGGACGTCGTGCGCGACCTCGACACGCTGCGCGCGGCGGTCGGCGACCAGAAGCTGAGCTACGTCGGCTTCTCCTACGGCACGCTGATCGGGTCGACCTACGCCGCGATGTTCCCGAAGCAGTCGCGGGCCATCGTGATCGACGGCAACGTCGACCCGGCGCTGCGCACCAGCGACGGCGTCCAGTACGACCGGGAACGCGCGCAGGGCTTCGAAATCGCCCTCGACGGTTTCCTCAAGCGCTGCGACCAGGTCGGCGCGAAGTGCGCGTTCAGCGACGGCACCCCGCGGGCGAAGTTCGACGAGCTCCGCGAGTACCTGCGCAAGCAGCCGATCACCGTCCCCGGCGGCGGCACGGTCGACATCAACCAGTTCACCGGCGGCGTTTCGAGCGTCCTGTACTCGCCGTCGGCGTTCCCCGGCCTGGCCGAGGACCTGCAGGCGCTCTACACCGCCATCCACCCGGCGGGCGCGCAGGCGCAGGCGCTGCAGGCCAAGCCGCTGAAGGCGCTCACCCCCGGCAAGCAGGGCCTGGCCGACCAGAACCCGGACAGCCCCTACACCAGCGACGACTCGTACTTCGCGGTCAACTGCTCGGACAAGCCGTTCCGGATCAAGCAGGACCAGGTGCCGGGGATCGCGGCCCAGTGGGAGCGCGAATCGCGCACCTTCGGCCGCTACCAGGCGTTCGCCGACACCGCGGGCTGCCCGGTGTGGCCGGCGAAGAAGCCGGACGTCTACCGCGGCCCGTGGCGGGCGAAGACCGACGTCCCGGTCGTCGTGGTCGGCAACTACTACGACCCGGCGACGCAGTACAAGTTCGCCCAGCGGATGGCGAACGAGCTGGGCAACGCCCGGCTGCTGTCGGTCGACGCGTTCGGTCACTGCATCCTCGGTGACGCCCTCGGCGTCGACAAGGCCGTGGCCGACTACCTGATCGACCTCAAGGCGCCGGCGAGCGGCCAGGTGTTCCAGCCGAACGTCCAGCCGTTCGAGACGGCGGGCGCCCAGGGCTGAGCCACGGGAAGGCCGGGGTGACGCAGCGAACGTCGCCCCGGCCTTTTCGCGTCCGGTACGGTTGCGGGGCTTGATCGACCACGAGTGCGGAAGCGAGGTGAGCGGCACATGCCAGCGGACAGTCATCGGACGGCCAGGCGCGCGCTCACCGGGGGTTTCCGGCGGGGCTGACGTCCGGCCGCCCCCTGTCCGGCAGTGCGCGCACGCCGGAAAAGAGCCGGATCATGACCATCTTCGAAATGCTGCTGCGCGTCGGCGCCGGGGTCGGCCTGGGTGCCGTCATCGGGATCGAGCGCCAGTTCCGGGCCCGGCTGGCCGGGCTGCGCACCAACGCGCTGGTCGCCGTCGGGGCGACCCTCTTCGTGCTGCTGTCGGCACACGGCTTCGGCGGGCTGGCGTCGAGCGGTGACGCCGACCCGACGCGCGTCGCCGCGCAGATCGTCTCGGGCATCGGGTTCCTCGGTGCCGGGGTGATCATGCGCGACGGCCTCAACGTCCGCGGCCTCAACACGGCGGCCACGCTGTGGTGCTCGGCCGCGGTCGGCGCCCTCTCCGGCGCGGGGCTGTACGCGGTCGCGGTGGCCGGCACGGCGGTCGTGGTGGGGGTGAACGTGGTGCTGCGCCCGCTCGGCCGCGTCGTCGACCGCCGCCCGGACACGGGGGAGGAGACGCCGACGAAGTACGCCTTCCAGGCCGTCACGCGCGACGCGACCGAGGCCCACGTCCGCGCGCTGCTGGTGCAGTCGTTGACCCGCACGGACTTCCGCCTGCTGTCGGTGCTGAGCACCGACCTCGAGGACCGCACGGTCGAGGTCCGCGCCGAGCTGATCGGCGACCAGCGCGACGACGCCCAGATGGAAGCGGCGGTTTCGCGGCTTTCGCTGGAGCCGTCGGTGTCGAGCGTGCGGTGGGACGCGGTGCCCGCATGAGAAAGGCCTCCCCGCTCGCGAGAGCGGGGAGGCCTTCGTCACGGAAAACCCTTACGCCTGCGTCATCTTCCGCAGCACGTACTGCAGGATGCCGCCGTTGCGGTAGTAGTCCGCCTCACCCGGGGTGTCGATGCGGACGTCCGCCTCGAACTCGACCTTGGCGCCGTCCGCCTTGGTGGCGGTGACGTGCACGGTGCGCGGGGTCTCGCCGTCGTTCAGCTTGGTGATGCCGGAGATGTCGAACGTCTCGGTGCCGTCGAGGCCGAGCGACGAGGCCGACTCGCCCAGCGGGAACTGCAGCGGGATGACGCCCATGCCGATCAGGTTCGAGCGGTGGATGCGCTCGAACGACTCGGTGATCACCGCGCGGACGCCCAGCAGCGACGTGCCCTTGGCCGCCCAGTCGCGCGACGAACCCGAGCCGTACTCCTTGCCGCCCAGCACGACCAGCGGGGTGCCCGCCGCCGCGTAGTTCTGGGCCGCGTCGTAGATGAACGCCTGCGGGGCGCCCTCCTGCGTGAAGTCGCGGGTGTAGCCGCCCTGCACGTCGTCCAGGAGCTGGTTGCGCAGCCGGATGTTCGCGAACGTGCCGCGGATCATCACCTCGTGGTTGCCGCGCCGCGAGCCGTAGGAGTTGAAGTCCTTCTTCTCCACGCCGTGCTCGGTCAGGTACTGCGCGGCCGGGGTGCCCGGCTTGATCGCGCCGGCCGGGGAGATGTGGTCGGTGGTGACCGAGTCGCCCAGCTTCGCCAGCACGCGCGCGCCCGAGATGTCGGTGACCGCCGAGGGCTCCGGCGTCATGCCCTCGAAGTACGGGGGCTTCCGGACGTAGGTGGACTCGGCGTCCCACTCGAAGGTCTTGCCCTCCGGCGTCGGCAGCGACTTCCAGCGCTCACCGCCGTCGAAGACGTCCGCGTAGTCCTTGGTGAACATCTCCTGCGTGATCGCGTAGTCGATGGTCTCCTGGATCTCCTGCGCCGTCGGCCAGATGTCCTTGAGGAAGACGTCGTTGCCGTCGGTGTCCTGACCCAGCGGCTGGGACGCGAAGTCGAAGTCCATCGTGCCGGCCAGCGCGTAGGCGATGACCAGCGGCGGCGACGCGAGGTAGTTCATCTTCACGTCGGGGTTGATCCGGCCTTCGAAGTTCCGGTTGCCCGAGAGCACCGAGACCGCGGTGAGGTCGTTCTCCTGGATGGCCGCGGAGATCTCGTCCGAGAGCGGGCCGGAGTTGCCGATGCACGTGGTGCAGCCGTAGCCGACCAGGTGGTAGCCCAGCTTCTCCAGGTACGGCCACAGGTTGGCCTTGGTGTAGTAGTCGGTGACGACCTGCGAGCCCGGCGCCATCGACGTCTTGACCCACGGCTTGACCGACAGGCCCTTGTCGACGGCGTTGCGCGCGAGCAGCGCGGCGCCGAGCATGACCGACGGGTTCGAGGTGTTGGTGCAGGAGGTGATCGAGGCGATCACCACGGCGCCGTGGTCGAGGACGAACTCGCCGCGGTCCGCGCTGGACACCTTGACCGGCTTGGACGGGCGGCCGCTGCCGCCGTTGGCCGCCGACTGGAGGTCGACCGAGTCCTCGTCCGCGAACGTCAGTGCGGCCGGGTCGGACGCCGGGAAGGTCTCCTCGACGGCCTCGTCGACCTTGGTGTGCGGGGTCTCCTGCTCGCCGTTCACGTAGTCGTGGATCGACTTGCGGAACGACGACTTCGCGTCCGACAGCTCGATGCGGTCCTGCGGGCGCTTCGGGCCGGCGATCGACGGGACGACCGTCGACAGGTCCAGCTCGAGGTACTCGGAGTAGGACGCCTCGCGCGACGGGTCGTGCCAGAGGCCCTGCTCCTTGGCGTAGGCCTCGACCAGCGCGACCTGCTCGGCCGAGCGGCCGGTCAGCTTGAGGTAGCGGACGGTCTCCTCGTCGATCGGGAAGATCGCCGCGGTGGAGCCGAACTCCGGGCTCATGTTGCCGATGGTGGCGCGGTTGGCCAGCGGCACCGCGCCCACGCTCTCGCCGTAGAACTCGACGAACTTGCCGACCACGCCGTGCTTGCGCAGCATCTCGGTGATGGTGAGCACCACGTCGGTGGCAGTGACGCCGGCCGGGATCTCGCCGGTCAGCTTGAAGCCGACGACGCGCGGGATGAGCATCGACACCGGCTGGCCC of Amycolatopsis solani contains these proteins:
- a CDS encoding nitroreductase family deazaflavin-dependent oxidoreductase; translated protein: MRTARFVVWADKKLHKAFGGRVSLVALAGLPSLRLTTTGRKSGLARSTNLLYYPHGADFVLTASNWGRQHDPAWALNLRADPKAGVALAGRPVEVVARELTGGEYEAMWRELLEFWPGYAMEQREAGRPLPVFLLTRVVG
- a CDS encoding alpha/beta hydrolase yields the protein MRSFALVGALVAGLGTAGTAGTAAAATEAAVKPAVVGATAAPNWGTCPAATLAGVPADQVKYYSCARYRVPIDHDNATLGTIDIALLKRAARTPDQRVGSLFLNPGGPGGSGLRMPISGQFYFQPQVLDRFDLVGFDPRGVGQSNPLRCFTTQEDADEVFAAQIPVPLSRTEISGTLASYRDYGQFCKNNAGSLLNHMSTKDVVRDLDTLRAAVGDQKLSYVGFSYGTLIGSTYAAMFPKQSRAIVIDGNVDPALRTSDGVQYDRERAQGFEIALDGFLKRCDQVGAKCAFSDGTPRAKFDELREYLRKQPITVPGGGTVDINQFTGGVSSVLYSPSAFPGLAEDLQALYTAIHPAGAQAQALQAKPLKALTPGKQGLADQNPDSPYTSDDSYFAVNCSDKPFRIKQDQVPGIAAQWERESRTFGRYQAFADTAGCPVWPAKKPDVYRGPWRAKTDVPVVVVGNYYDPATQYKFAQRMANELGNARLLSVDAFGHCILGDALGVDKAVADYLIDLKAPASGQVFQPNVQPFETAGAQG
- a CDS encoding MgtC/SapB family protein; the protein is MTIFEMLLRVGAGVGLGAVIGIERQFRARLAGLRTNALVAVGATLFVLLSAHGFGGLASSGDADPTRVAAQIVSGIGFLGAGVIMRDGLNVRGLNTAATLWCSAAVGALSGAGLYAVAVAGTAVVVGVNVVLRPLGRVVDRRPDTGEETPTKYAFQAVTRDATEAHVRALLVQSLTRTDFRLLSVLSTDLEDRTVEVRAELIGDQRDDAQMEAAVSRLSLEPSVSSVRWDAVPA
- the acnA gene encoding aconitate hydratase AcnA is translated as MTAPASKDSFGAKDTLKVGDASYEVFRLNKVEGAERLPYSLKILLENLLRTEDGANITADHIRALSSWDPKADPSIEIQFTPARVIMQDFTGVPCVVDLATMREAVTDLGGDPDKVNPLAPAELVIDHSVIIDVFGRADAFERNVEIEYERNRERYQFLRWGQGAFDEFKVVPPGTGIVHQVNIEHLARTVMSRNGQAYPDSCVGTDSHTTMVNGLGVLGWGVGGIEAEAAMLGQPVSMLIPRVVGFKLTGEIPAGVTATDVVLTITEMLRKHGVVGKFVEFYGESVGAVPLANRATIGNMSPEFGSTAAIFPIDEETVRYLKLTGRSAEQVALVEAYAKEQGLWHDPSREASYSEYLELDLSTVVPSIAGPKRPQDRIELSDAKSSFRKSIHDYVNGEQETPHTKVDEAVEETFPASDPAALTFADEDSVDLQSAANGGSGRPSKPVKVSSADRGEFVLDHGAVVIASITSCTNTSNPSVMLGAALLARNAVDKGLSVKPWVKTSMAPGSQVVTDYYTKANLWPYLEKLGYHLVGYGCTTCIGNSGPLSDEISAAIQENDLTAVSVLSGNRNFEGRINPDVKMNYLASPPLVIAYALAGTMDFDFASQPLGQDTDGNDVFLKDIWPTAQEIQETIDYAITQEMFTKDYADVFDGGERWKSLPTPEGKTFEWDAESTYVRKPPYFEGMTPEPSAVTDISGARVLAKLGDSVTTDHISPAGAIKPGTPAAQYLTEHGVEKKDFNSYGSRRGNHEVMIRGTFANIRLRNQLLDDVQGGYTRDFTQEGAPQAFIYDAAQNYAAAGTPLVVLGGKEYGSGSSRDWAAKGTSLLGVRAVITESFERIHRSNLIGMGVIPLQFPLGESASSLGLDGTETFDISGITKLNDGETPRTVHVTATKADGAKVEFEADVRIDTPGEADYYRNGGILQYVLRKMTQA